Proteins found in one Labrus bergylta chromosome 8, fLabBer1.1, whole genome shotgun sequence genomic segment:
- the LOC110004399 gene encoding histone H2B-like: protein MPETVKAPKKGSKKAVSKATKTGKKRRKSRKESYAIYVYKVLKQVHPDTGISSKAMGIMNSFVSDIFERIAGESSRLAQYNKRSTITSREIQTAVRLLLPGELAKHAVSEGTKAVTKYTSSK, encoded by the coding sequence ATGCCTGAAACCGTGAAAGCGCCCAAGAAGGGCTCAAAGAAAGCCGTCTCTAAGGCCACCAAGACcggaaagaagaggagaaagtccAGGAAGGAGAGCTATGCCATCTACGTCTACAAGGTCCTGAAGCAGGTCCACCCCGACACCGGTATCTCCTCCAAGGCTATGGGCATCATGAACTCGTTCGTGAGCGACATCTTTGAGCGCATCGCCGGGGAGTCCTCCCGTCTGGCTCAATACAACAAGCGCTCCACCATCACCTCCAGGGAGATCCAGACCGCTGTCCGCCTGCTGCTGCCCGGTGAGCTGGCTAAACACGCCGTGTCTGAGGGCACCAAGGCTGTGACCAAGTACACCAGCTCCAAGTAA
- the LOC136179777 gene encoding histone H3 produces MARTKQTARKSTGGKAPRKQLATKAARKSAPATGGVKKPHRYRPGTVALREIRRYQKSTELLIRKLPFQRLVREIAQDFKTDLRFQSSAVMALQEASEAYLVGLFEDTNLCAIHAKRVTIMPKDIQLARRIRGERA; encoded by the coding sequence ATGGCAAGAACCAAGCAGACCGCTCGTAAGTCCACAGGAGGCAAAGCCCCCAGGAAGCAGCTGGCCACCAAGGCTGCCCGTAAGAGCGCCCCGGCCACCGGCGGCGTGAAGAAGCCCCATCGTTACAGGCCCGGTACCGTGGCTCTCAGAGAGATCCGTCGTTACCAGAAATCCACCGAGCTGCTCATCCGCAAGCTGCCCTTCCAGCGTCTGGTCCGTGAGATCGCTCAGGACTTCAAGACCGACCTGCGCTTCCAGAGCTCCGCTGTCATGGCTCTGCAGGAGGCCAGCGAGGCTTACCTGGTCGGTCTCTTCGAGGACACCAACCTCTGCGCCATCCACGCCAAGAGGGTCACCATCATGCCCAAAGACATCCAGCTGGCCAGAAGGATCCGCGGAGAGAGAGCTTAA